One Microbacterium marinum genomic window, GCTCGGCGACCTGGCGCAGCGTCTCCTCGCCGTACAGGTTCTGGCTGCCGGTGACGAACCAGACGGTGTACTGCTCGAGGCTGGTGGAGAGGGTCATGCTGTTCCTTCGTTCGATGAGCGGATGCCGCGCAGCGGCAGAGCGGGGATCGCGGCGGCTTCGACGGCGAGGCCTGCGCGGTAGCGGGCGAGGTAGTCGGCGAACCCTGCGACGTCGGCGGGCTGCGGGTCCGCGGTGACGGACGCCGCTCCCGCGAAGACGCGATCGGTCAGGTAGGTCGCGAGGTCGGTCGTGCGCTCCGTGGCGGCGAACGCGGCGAGCACGGCCATGCCCCACGCCCCGCCCTCAGCGGCGGTGTCCCCGACCGTGACGGGTGCGTCGAGCGCCCCGGCCAGGAAGCGCTGCGCGACGCCCGCGGTGCGGAACACGCCGCCGTGCGCGAACATCTTCTCGAGCGCGACACCCTCCTCGGCGAGGGTCTGCATGCCGATCGCGAGCGTCGCGAAGACGCCGTACACCTGCGCGCGCATGAGGTTAGCGAGCGAGAAGTCGGCGTCGGGAGTGCGCACCACGAGCGGCCGGCCCTCGTCGAGGCTGGCGATCGGCTCGCCCGACAGGTGGTTGTACGCGAGCACGCCGCCGGCATCCGCGGCGCCCTCGAGGGCTTCGCGCAGGAGCGTCTCGTAGACGGCATCCGTCGTCAGGGACTGACCGGATGCCGCGGCGAAGCGCGCGAACAGCGACGCCCAGGCCGCGAGCTCGCTCGCGCCGTTGTTGCAGTGCACCATCGCCACCGGGTCGCCGGCGGGCGTCGTGACGAGGTCGATCTCGGTGTGCACCCGCTCGAGGGGGCGCTCGAGGACGACCATCGCGAAGATGCTGGTTCCCGCGCTGACGTTGCCGGTGCGCGGCGCGACGGCGTTCGTGGCGACCATGCCGGTGCCGGCGTCGCCCTCGGCAGGGGCGGCGACCGCGCCCGGGCGGAGGGCGCCCGATGGGTCGAGGAGGGCTGCGCCGTCGGCGGTCAGGGTCCCGGCATCCGCTCCCGCGGGGAGGACCTCGGGAAGCAGGTCGACGAGACTGCGGCCGGCGAGGAAGCCGGCGGCATGAGCGTCGTACGCGGCAATCCGGTCGCGGTCGTACCCGCCCGACGCGTCGATGGGGAACATCCCCGACGCGTCGCCGACACCCAACACGAAGCGGCCGGTGAGCTTCTCGTGCACCCACCCGGCGAGCGTGTTGATCTTCGCGAGCGAGGCGAGGTGCGCCTCATCGTCGAGGATCGCCTGGTGCAGATGCGCGATCGACCAGCGGAGCGGGATGTTGACGCCGAGCAGGTCGGTGAGCTCCGCCGCGGCGGCACCGGTCGAGGTGTTCCGCCACGTGCGGAACGGGACGAGCAGCGTTCCGTCCGCGTCGAACGCGAGGTAGCCGTGCATCATCGCCGAGACGCCGATGCCGGCGAGGTCGGTGAGCTCCGCGCCCCGCCGCCGGACGTCGGCGACGAGGTCGGCGTACGCGGCCTGCAGGCCCGACCACACGGCATCCTCGGAGTACGTCCAGACGCCGTCCTCGAGCGCGTTCTCCCACTCGTGACTGCCGACGGCGAGCACGACCGTGGGGTCAGATGCGTCGACGAGGCACGCTTTGATGCGGGTCGAGCCGAGCTCGATGCCCAGCGCTGCGCCGCCCGAAGAGATGACGGATGCCGCACTCATCGGCGGGCGTCCGTGCTCTGGCCGTAGACGTTCTGGTACCGGTTGTAGAGGGCGTCGATCTTGTCCTGCGGGATGGGGATCAGCTCGCCGCCCTGCCGGGCGAAGTGCACCGTGCGGGCGGCGTCCTCGCACATGACGGCGGCCTTCACGGCATCCTTCGCGGTCACGCCGATCGTGAACGGACCGTGGTTCTGCATAAGGACGGCGCGCGAGCGGTGGCCGGTGAGGGTCTCGACGATGCCGCGGCCGATGGAGTCGTCGCCGATGATCGCGAACGGTCCGATCGGGATCGGACCGCCGAACTCGTCGGCCATCCCGGTGATGACGCAGGGGATCTCCTCGCCGCGGGCGGCCCAGGCGACCGCGTAGGGGGAGTGGGTGTGCACGACGCCGCCGACCTCGGGCATGTTGCGGTAGACGTACGCGTGTGCGGCTGTGTCGCTCGACGGGGAGCGGTCGCTGCCCGGGCTGCCGGCGATGACGTTGCCGTCGAGGTCGCAGAGGATCATGTTCTCGGGCGCGAGGTCGTCGTACGAGACGCCCGAGGGCTTGATGACGAACAGGTCCGCACCGGGGACGCGGCCCGAGACGTTCCCGCCCGTCCAGATGACGAGGCCGTAGCGGACGAGTTCGGCGTGCAGGGCGGCGACCTCGGCGCGGACGGCGTCGATCGCCTGCTGCACCTCGGGGCTGATCGCCTCATTGGGATCGGACATGTGTCGAATGTTACCGATAACACGGTGCATTCGCCACCGTGGTGAGGTGCCGAGGCTTGGGCGCCGGCCGGTCAGCGCGGGCCGGTCAGCGCGGGGCGGTCGAGTCGCGCGCGACGAGCGCCGGCTCGGCCGCCGGGGCGTCGGCTGTTTGCCCGAGCACGTCGGCGACGACTCGGCGGGCCTCGCCGGCGGTGTCGACGCGGACGGTGGTCAGCGCCGGCGTGTAGAAGGCTGCATCGGCATTGTCGTCGAAGCCCGTGACGCTGACGGCGCCCGGCACGGCGATGCCGAGTCGCTGCAGTCCCGCGATCAGGCCGAGCGCCATCTGGTCGTTCGCCACCGCCACCGCCGTCGGGCCGTCGGGTTCGCGGAGCGCCGCGGTGACCTCCCCGGCTACCGCGGCGCCCGCCGCTGCGCTCCAGTCGCCGTGCCAGACGCCCGCGGCGCTCAACCCGGCAGCCGCGAGGGTCTCGGCGGCGCCGGCATCACGCGCGATCGCCTCGAGCCAGTCGGCGGGCCCCGCGAGCCGGGCGATGCGTCGGTGACCGAGGTCGATCAGGTGCGACACTGCGAGCGCGGCCGCGCGGCGTTGCACGTCGCCGCCCGCCCCGGTGTGAAGGGCGGCCAGCGGCGTCTCGCCGATCGTGCCGCGGAGTGCGGGGAGCGTGGCGGTGTGCGGCGCGACGACGATGATCGCGTCGACTCCTTGCGCCAGCAGACGGGATGCCGCGGTGGTCACGGCGCCGGGGTCGTCGGCATCGGCGTACGCGGTCGCGATCCAGTGGCCGACGTCGCGCGCGGCGGTGTCGAGGGCGGCGATCCCGGCGGACGGACCCGAGAGGGTGGCGTCCGAGGCGATGACGCCGAGGGTCCGCGTCGTCGAGGTGCCGAGCGCTCGCGCCGCGTTGTTCACCCGGTAGCCGAGCTCGGCCATGGCCGCCTCGACCCGGGTGCGGGTGTCGGGGCGGACGTTGGGACTCGCGTTGATCACCCGCGAGACGGTCTGGGTCGAGACGCCCGCGCGAGCGGCGACGTCGCGCACGCCCGCTCGTGTCGTCCCCGTTCGTCCCATGCGGCTCACCTTATCCGCGCGGCGCGCGCATCCCGGACTCGGCGCCAGCCATCCCGCCCACCTTGCATCCCGCGGACGGAATGTCGAGGGCCCGCGGGGATCCGCGGGCTTCGTTAACGTGGAGAGGACCGGAGACCCGAACCGTCGGAGGGTGCAGATGCGGATCCTGCAGCGCCTCGCGCTCGCGCGCCTCCACGCGCGCATGCCCGAGTGGGTGCGGATCTCGATCGCGGTGCTCGCGCTCGTCCTCGGCGTCGTCATCGTCATCCGCCCGACGACCGCCCTCGACGTGCTCGCCTGGCTGATCGGCGGCGGGATGGTGCTCACCGGCGTTCTCGACCTGAC contains:
- a CDS encoding L-ribulose-5-phosphate 4-epimerase, which translates into the protein MSDPNEAISPEVQQAIDAVRAEVAALHAELVRYGLVIWTGGNVSGRVPGADLFVIKPSGVSYDDLAPENMILCDLDGNVIAGSPGSDRSPSSDTAAHAYVYRNMPEVGGVVHTHSPYAVAWAARGEEIPCVITGMADEFGGPIPIGPFAIIGDDSIGRGIVETLTGHRSRAVLMQNHGPFTIGVTAKDAVKAAVMCEDAARTVHFARQGGELIPIPQDKIDALYNRYQNVYGQSTDARR
- a CDS encoding xylulokinase; amino-acid sequence: MSAASVISSGGAALGIELGSTRIKACLVDASDPTVVLAVGSHEWENALEDGVWTYSEDAVWSGLQAAYADLVADVRRRGAELTDLAGIGVSAMMHGYLAFDADGTLLVPFRTWRNTSTGAAAAELTDLLGVNIPLRWSIAHLHQAILDDEAHLASLAKINTLAGWVHEKLTGRFVLGVGDASGMFPIDASGGYDRDRIAAYDAHAAGFLAGRSLVDLLPEVLPAGADAGTLTADGAALLDPSGALRPGAVAAPAEGDAGTGMVATNAVAPRTGNVSAGTSIFAMVVLERPLERVHTEIDLVTTPAGDPVAMVHCNNGASELAAWASLFARFAAASGQSLTTDAVYETLLREALEGAADAGGVLAYNHLSGEPIASLDEGRPLVVRTPDADFSLANLMRAQVYGVFATLAIGMQTLAEEGVALEKMFAHGGVFRTAGVAQRFLAGALDAPVTVGDTAAEGGAWGMAVLAAFAATERTTDLATYLTDRVFAGAASVTADPQPADVAGFADYLARYRAGLAVEAAAIPALPLRGIRSSNEGTA
- a CDS encoding LacI family DNA-binding transcriptional regulator → MGRTGTTRAGVRDVAARAGVSTQTVSRVINASPNVRPDTRTRVEAAMAELGYRVNNAARALGTSTTRTLGVIASDATLSGPSAGIAALDTAARDVGHWIATAYADADDPGAVTTAASRLLAQGVDAIIVVAPHTATLPALRGTIGETPLAALHTGAGGDVQRRAAALAVSHLIDLGHRRIARLAGPADWLEAIARDAGAAETLAAAGLSAAGVWHGDWSAAAGAAVAGEVTAALREPDGPTAVAVANDQMALGLIAGLQRLGIAVPGAVSVTGFDDNADAAFYTPALTTVRVDTAGEARRVVADVLGQTADAPAAEPALVARDSTAPR